The sequence aggaaggaaaagagagaaagaaagagagaaagaagggaagaaagggaggaaggaaggaaagaaggaaggaaaggaaggaaaagagagaaagaaagagagaaagaagggaagaaagggaggaaggaaggaaagaaggaaggaaaggaaggaaaagagaaagagagaaagaagggaaggaaggaaggagaggaaagagaggaaagaaagaaagaaagaaagaaaagacgcATGGCAAAGAGCTCTCATCCAGGTAATCTTAGATTCATTTTTGTCCAGTGACCACACACTCCTCTTGGGCCAAGCAGTGCTCTGGAAAAGTCTCCCCGTGTTCTTCTGGACCTTGAGATTAAAAGAATATCTTTTATATCTCAGGGATAGGGAAGGCCTCTCTAAGTAAGACACAAAACCCCGAAGCAATAAGGAAAAAATTGACAGATTGAAGATTAAAATTTTCTCATATCCAAAAGATTCCCTAAGCTAAGTGAGACAAGTGgcagactgggagaaaacatttgcacaTACTTAACGAAGATTTTTTCTTCAGAGCATGTAAAGAGCTCctaaaagtcaagaaaaagacaaacacatgGTCAAAGGATATGACTAGAAAATTCACAGGATTCAAacggccaagaaacatgaaaacgGAAATTTGCACTAAAACAGCAGTAAGTTACACTTTCTTCCTTTGGCTTCCAGAATGCCACAGCAGCCTGGTTTTTCTCCTGCTTCACGGGCTCCTCCACTTCAAGAGTCtctatttggttctttctttccttctctttttctttctttcttttttttttgagatggagtctcactctgttgcccagggtggagtgcagtggcatgatcttggctcactgcaacctctgctcccaggctcaagcgattctcctgcctcagcctcccaaatagctgggactacaggtgagtgccaccacacctggctaattttttgtatttttagtagagacagagcttcactatattggccaggctggtcttgaactgctgacctcaggtggtctgcctgcttcagcctcctaaagcgttgggattacagacgtgagccactgcacctggcctctttcttgAGCCTTTAACCTTGGAGGACCCAGGGCACTGTCCTtggtcttcttttcttctttgtctacACTCACCCACAATTTATCCAGCCCTAGGTCCTCAGCCTGTCCCCCCTGGGTCACAGCCTTCCTCTCTGCCAACTGCTGGAGTTCCCCTTGGTGCTGCcctaagagatttttaaaaacacagttggccgggcgcggtggctcacgcccgtaatcccagcactttgggaggccgaggccggcggatcacgaggtcaagagatcaagaccatcctggctaacacggtgaaacctcgtctctactaaaaatacaaaaaattaaccgcgtgtggtggcgggcacccgtgtcccagctactccggaggctaaggcaggagaatggtgtgaactcgggaggcggagcttgcagtgaaccaagatcgcaccactgaccTCTAATCCggacctggacaacagagcaagactccatctcaacacacacacacacacacacacaaaaacaaaaaaaaaaaccaaaacaaacaaacaaaacaaaacaaaaacacacagctatacgttcatttttttttttttttttttccctgaaacggagtctcgctctttcgcccaggctggagtgcagtgatgcgttctcggctcactgcaagctccgcctcctgggttcacgccattttcctgcctctgcctcccgagtagctgggactacaggcgcccgccaccacgcccggctaatttttttgtattttttaatagagacggggtttcgccgtgttagccaggattgtctcgatctcctgacctcgtgatccacccgcctcggcctcccaaagttctgggattacaggcgtgagccaccgtgcccggcccgttCATTGTTTTAAGAGCTTGGCATTTTAATGTTTTGCTGCAGGAGAGGGAGGCTTCAGGGATTCACACTTACATACATCCATGATGTTATTTCTGTAAAGCCCAGAAAGTGACACACCAAGATGTTATGAGTGTTTACCTGTGGGTTTTGGGATTACtagaactttaaaaatgtcattagCACCATCAAATAGATTTACAACTGTAATGTTGATTACAAAAATAACTTAAGGGTGTAACAATAGGTTACATACGCTAGTGTTCATTCATAGTTGGAAAGCTACACAATCATTAAAAAGCGTGTTGGCAATGATACCGATATGGCAAAATTCTCACTACTTGATGCCAGGTAAAACAGCAGGAGATGCCAGATATACAGTCTATACAGCCTGATGCcagttttatataataaattttaaaaaagaaaactacatgcgTCTAgagaaaagactggaaggaaatgtATCAAAATGTTACCTGTGCATCTCTCTAGGTGATGTGAAAGGCGTTTTTCAACTTcttgaatttttcagtttccgcaaaaaaaaaaaaaaaaaaaaaaaaaaagtgggtttttttaccttaatttaaaaaaaaaacaaaaaaaccctgtttCTTATCCTTTTTGAGCCGCAAGTCGCTGACCGCCGGGCGCAGTAGCGATGCACCGCGTCCCCGCCCGCGTCGCTGCCGGGTCGCCCGAGGCCGCAGCACGGGAAGGTCCCGCAGGCCGCAGCGCCCCCGCGCGGTATGTCCTGGCGGCGGGAAGGGGGTGGGCGCCGAGGGCGGGGAGGCGGTGCCGGGCGTCCCCACGCTTCCCGCGAGATCCCGCTCCGCCCGCTCCGCCCCGCTCGCCGCGCTCCCAGCTCCCCGCGCCGCGGTACTTCCTGCCTTCCGCGCCCGCGCCGCCCGCCCTCGCCTGCGCCCGTCGCCTGCCGCCCTCCGCCCGGCGACGCGCCCGCCGGCGCCCCCGGAGGTGCCCCCGGCCCGGCCGGGTCGTCGCCCAGCCGCCGCGCCCGCGAGCCGCTTTGTCTCGGGCGGGGCGCGCGGGAGAGGCCGCCAGGTGCCCCCCGCCACGGGCCCGGGCCCCCCGCcccggggcggcggcggcggcgccggGCCCCGGGGCGGGGGGCGCGCCGGGATGGGCCCCAAGCGGCGACAGCTGACGTTCCGGGAGAAGTCACGGATCatccaggaggtggaagagaATCCGGACCTGCGCAAGGGCGAGATCGCGCGGCGCTTCAACATCCCGCCGTCCACGCTGAGCACGATCCTGAAGAACAAGCGCGCCATCCTGGCGTCGGAGCGCAAGTACGGGGTGGCCTCCACCTGCCGCAAGACCAACAAGCTGTCTCCCTACGACAAGCTCGAGGGCTTGCTCATCGCCTGGTTTCAGCAGATCCGCGCCGCCGGCCTGCCGGTCAAGGGCATCATCCTCAAGGAGAAGGCGCTGCGCATAGCCGAGGAGCTGGGCATGGACGACTTCACCGCCTCCAACGGCTGGCTGGACCGCTTCCGCCGACGCCACGGCGTGGTGTCCTGCAGCGGCGTGGCCCGCGCCCGCGCGCGAAACGCTGCCCCCCGCACCCCGGCGGCGCCTGCCAGCCCGGCCGCGGTGCCCTCGGAGGGCAGTGGCGGGAGCACTACTGGTTGGCGCGCTCGGGAGGAGCAGCCGCCGTCGGTGGCCGAGGGCTACGCCTCGCAGGACGTGTTCAGCGCCACCGAGACCAGTCTATGGTACGACTTTCTGCCCGACCAGGCCGCGGGGCTGTGCGGAGGCGACGGACGGCCGCGTCAAGCCACCCAGCGCCTGAGCGTCCTGCTGTGCGCCAATGCCGATGGCAGCGAGAAGCTGCCCCCGCTGGTGGCCGGCAAGTCGGCCAAGCCTCGCGCAGGCCAAGCCGGCCTGCCCTGCGACTACACCGCCAACTCTAAGGGTGGTGTCACTACCCAGGCCCTGGCCAAGTACTTGAAGGCCCTGGACACCCGAATGGCTGCAGAGTCTCGCCGGGTCCTACTGCTGGCCGGCCGCTTGGCTGCTCAGTCCTTGGACACTTCGGGCCTGCGGCATGTGCAGCTGGCCTTCTTCCCGCCGGGCACCGTGCATCCGCTGGAGAGGGGAGTGGTCCAGCAGGTGAAGGGCCACTACCGCCAGGCCATGCTGCTCAAGGCCATGGCCGCGCTAGAGGGCCAGGATCGCTCAGGCCTGCAGCTGGGTCTCACGGAGGCCCTGCACTTTGTGGCTGCCGCCTGGCAGGCAGTGGAGCCTTCGGACATAGCCGCCTGCTTTCGTGAGGCTGGCTTTGGGGGTGGCCCTAATGCCACCATCACCACTTCCCTCAAGAgcgagggagaggaagaggaagaggaggaggaggaagaagaggaagaggaggaggagggtgaaggagaggaagaggaggaggaaggagaggaggaggaggaggaagcaggggaaggagaggaattgggggaggaagaggaggtagaggaggaggGTGATGTTGATGACAGtgatgaagaagaggaggaagatgaggagagCTCCTCTGAGGGCTTGGAGGCTGAGGACTGGGCCCAGGGAGTAGTGGAGGCCGGTGGCAGCTTCGGGGGTTATGGTACCCAGGAGGAGGCCCAGTGCCCTACTCTGCATTTCCTGGAAGGTGGGGAGGACTCTGATTCGGacagtgaggaagaggaggacgatgaggaagaggatgatgaagatgaagatgacgatgatgatgaggaggatgGTGATGAGGTGCCTGTACCCAGCTTTGGGGAGGCCATGGCTTACTTCGCCATGGTCAAGAGGTACCTGACCTCCTTCCCCATTGACGACCGCGTGCAGAGCCACATCCTCCACTTGGAACACGATCTGGTTCACGTGACCAGGAAGAACCATGCCAGGCAGGCGGGAGTTCGGGGTCTTGGACATCAAAGCTGAGTCACTGGACCTAGCTGTGCCCCCAACCTAGATTGGCAGCACCACCCCAGGGCAGAGGACTCTCTGGGCACCAGCTGTGCATGGAGCCAGAGTGTGGAGCCCCAGATCCTTTAGTAATGCTTCCCCTGGCCCTGCAACAGGCCTGGTCACCTCGGCTGGGCCGGGGGCTGAGTTCAGCCTCACTGCCTGCTTATTGCCTCTTTCTCAGAATCCTCTTTCCTCCCCATTTGGCCCTGGGCTCAGGGGACCAGGTGGGGCGGGTGGGGAGCTGTCCGGTGCTACCACACCGTGCCCTCAGTGGACTAACCACAGCAGCAGCCAGGGGTGGGCCCTGGAGGTTCCTGGCCGGAGAGTGCCTCTCCCCTCTGCCACCAGGTCTTTGGTGCGGGGGGGACCACAAAGCCATTCTGGGAagggctccagaggaaggtccaGCCTAGGCCCCCTGCAAGGCTGGCagcccctacccccacccccccgGGCCGCCTCGAGAAGCACAGTTTAACTCACCACGGGCTCCTGAGCCTGCTTCTGCCTGCTTTCCACCTCCCCAGTCCCTTTCTCTGGCCCTGTCCATGTGACTTTGGCCCTTGGTTTTCTCTCCAGATTGGAGGTTTCCAAGAGGTCCCCCACCATGGGAGTGACAATGGGCGCTTCCCTTTTGTGGGCAGCTGCAGGCCCCatgcctctcctccctctctggcAGGGTCCCATCCTGGGCagaggggcctggggctgggcccaGAGTCCAGCCATCCAGCTGCTCCTTTCCCAGTTTGATTTCAATAAATCTGTCCACTCCCCTTTTGTGGGGGTGAACATTTTAACAGCCAAGGGTGCATCCTTCATGGTCTGGGCTTGCGTCTGTCTTGGGGGACATATTTGTCCTGGCTTCCTTTGGTCCTTGCTTTGGTGGGACATGGAGGCAAGTGGAGAGGGTGGCCCTGACCCGAAGAGGGGCAGGAGGAGACCTCAAGCTTGGGATCActtggctggggcaggagggagggagccaTCAGTCTCTGGGGGCAAATCAATATGCACATGGGGACTAGGCCTACAGAGGCTGGTTTGAAGGCCTTTGCAGGAGTGAAGTCAGGACAGAAAGGAGTGTTGGGGCAGCTTCTGGGGTCCAGATTGGAGTTTGGAGGGGCATATAGGGCACCTTTAGTTTACCTTTGGTGCCTTAAGAGAGAGCCCTTTAGGCCTTTCAGTGATTGGCATCTCCAAGCCTGGTGGCCAcctctgggcacagtggcaggagGAAGGTGAAATTGCTAGGAACAGATTGCAGCCCCAAGAGGCAGAGAATGAGTTGGTCACTCCCTGTGCAGTGCCTTCCAGGGGGGCCCCAGTACAAAGGTGAGGTCAGGTCCCTTTGCTGATCCTACCCTTTTTCCTTTCAGAGCCAGCCCCTCCCTACCCCTTCCTCACTGAGGCCCCAGCGGTTCCAACCAGGGAAGGGCCTGGGCTTAAGCAAGGCTGGCAGCTCTGGGCCCCAAACCGGTTTTCCCACCTCACCTGAGGCTGGCACATCACTTCTGTGTTTCCTTCCCAGCCCCAGCCCGCCCTCACCACCAAGTttctcctccaacactgggaatgtTAATGGGGGAGTATCCAGTTCATCTCTTGTCCCTGGCATGCCCTGGTTATTGCCCCTTGTGGAAAATCAACACCACTATATATGACTTTAAAACTAGAAATGGGTGTGACTTCTACTCTTGGCCTGCACTTCTGGCATTCAGGAATCCCCTCCAGGCCTTGAGGACTTTGAAGTGACAACAAAAAGTAGTTGGGATCCCCCTTGCCACCACCTTCCCACCCCAAATCCGAaccctggagttggagaccagaaaGCTACAAGTAAGCCCCACCTGCTCTGGAGTGAGCAGGAGGGAGCATGGCCTGCTTGCCCAGGTGCTCCTGTTTAACCCAGCTCCCTCACCGCAGGTTCCAACAAGGCGAATTACTTCCATTTGTCTCCTGTGAAAAAGAACACTTCTTGCTGGAACTGAGACTGTCTCATTAATGATAGTACCAGCTGATACTAATAGGGGCCCTGttctgtgctaaatgctttagaTGCTCACAAAGCCCCTATAAGGTAGGTAAAGCCAAGAGAAACCAGGCAGAGGTCTGATCAGGTGCCCAAGGCCACGCGGTTAGTCAAGCTGTTTTCCCATCCTGACTAGAAGTACCTCTTCACTAAGGAGGGACCCATATTCCTAACCCTCCTAAGGGTAGTGCTGTTTTGGAATGAAACTGGGTACTGcaatgaatttctttctttctttctttctttctttctttctttctttctttctttctttctttctttctttctttcctttctttcctttctttcctttctttctttctttctttctttttttttggagatggagtcccgctctgtcacctaggctggagtgcaatagcacgatctcagctcactgcaacctttgactcccgggttcaggcgattctcttgcctcagcctcctcagtggctgggattacaggcacccgccaccacacctggctaacatttttgcatttttagta comes from Macaca fascicularis isolate 582-1 chromosome 10, T2T-MFA8v1.1 and encodes:
- the CENPB gene encoding major centromere autoantigen B; its protein translation is MGPKRRQLTFREKSRIIQEVEENPDLRKGEIARRFNIPPSTLSTILKNKRAILASERKYGVASTCRKTNKLSPYDKLEGLLIAWFQQIRAAGLPVKGIILKEKALRIAEELGMDDFTASNGWLDRFRRRHGVVSCSGVARARARNAAPRTPAAPASPAAVPSEGSGGSTTGWRAREEQPPSVAEGYASQDVFSATETSLWYDFLPDQAAGLCGGDGRPRQATQRLSVLLCANADGSEKLPPLVAGKSAKPRAGQAGLPCDYTANSKGGVTTQALAKYLKALDTRMAAESRRVLLLAGRLAAQSLDTSGLRHVQLAFFPPGTVHPLERGVVQQVKGHYRQAMLLKAMAALEGQDRSGLQLGLTEALHFVAAAWQAVEPSDIAACFREAGFGGGPNATITTSLKSEGEEEEEEEEEEEEEEEEGEGEEEEEEGEEEEEEAGEGEELGEEEEVEEEGDVDDSDEEEEEDEESSSEGLEAEDWAQGVVEAGGSFGGYGTQEEAQCPTLHFLEGGEDSDSDSEEEEDDEEEDDEDEDDDDDEEDGDEVPVPSFGEAMAYFAMVKRYLTSFPIDDRVQSHILHLEHDLVHVTRKNHARQAGVRGLGHQS